In Candidatus Paceibacterota bacterium, the sequence TGTTCGCGGTGGCGCAGCGCGAGGTGGAACGGAGTTTCGCCGCGAACCGGGCTGAATTGTGCAAGGCGCCGCAGGGGTTGACGGTGGTTTCGATCGTCGGCGTCAATGGCACCGGCAAGACCACCACTGCGGCCAAGCTGGCCCGCCTGACGGAGTCGCGGGGGCAAAAGGCGTTGCTGGCGGCGTGCGACACGTTCCGCGCGGCGGCCATTGAGCAGATCAAACACTGGGGACAGCGGCTGAAGGTTGAGGTCATTGCGGGGGCCTACGGCGCGGACGCGGCGTCGGTGGCCCACGACGCTGTGTCGGCGGCACAGGCGCGCCATGCGGATTACCTGTTCGTGGATACCGCCGGCCGGCTGCATACCAAGCATAACCTGATGCAAGAGTTGCAGAAGCTGCACCGGGTAATGGGAAAGCTGCTCCCGGGCGCGCCGCACGAGGTGTTGCTGGTGCTGGATGCCACGACGGGCATGAACGCGTTGAACCAGGCGCGGGAATTCAACAAGGCGGTTCCGCTGTCGGGGTTGGTCGTTACCAAGCTAGACGGCACCAGCAAGGGGGGTATGGTGGTGGCCATCCAGAAGGAATTGGGGCTGCCTATAAAGTACGTGGGGCTGGGAGAACAGGCGGATGACCTGCAACCCTTCGACGCGAAGCAATTCGCCGGGGCGTTGTTCGCGGAATGAGCGAGAGGGCGTCAGGCTCTGGTCGGGATGCGGGCTTCATGCGTGTCGCCCTGCGCCTGGCCCGCCACGGCTTTGGCACGACTTCGCCCAATCCAATGGTGGGGGCCTTGCTGGTGAACGGAGGCGAGATCATCGGAAGGGGCTGGCATCGCCGCGCGGGCGACCCGCATGCGGAGGTTGAGGCGCTCCGCGATGCGCGGGAGCGGGGCAACAGCAGCAGGGGCGCGACGCTCTATGTGACACTGGAGCCGTGTTGCACCCACGGTCGCACGCCGCCTTGCACTGATGTAATCCGTTTGGTGGGGATTCGGCGAGTGGTGGCGGGCGCCACGGACCCGAATCCGCGGCATGCCGGCCGGGCGTTCAGGATGTTGCGCCGGGCAGGAATTGCAGTCACTCACGGTGTGCTGGCCGAAGAATGCGCGCGGCTCAATGAACCGTTTAATCACTGGGTCGTCCGACGCACGCCGTTCGTGACGGTCAAGGCGGCAATGACTCTCGACG encodes:
- the ftsY gene encoding signal recognition particle-docking protein FtsY, with product MGLFAKFKAGLQKTHSKLAHEIKRIVTRSPRLDAAALEELEASLIAADLGLAMTGQIVSAVKQAYETQGAVGLDVFAVAQREVERSFAANRAELCKAPQGLTVVSIVGVNGTGKTTTAAKLARLTESRGQKALLAACDTFRAAAIEQIKHWGQRLKVEVIAGAYGADAASVAHDAVSAAQARHADYLFVDTAGRLHTKHNLMQELQKLHRVMGKLLPGAPHEVLLVLDATTGMNALNQAREFNKAVPLSGLVVTKLDGTSKGGMVVAIQKELGLPIKYVGLGEQADDLQPFDAKQFAGALFAE